A genomic segment from Streptomyces antibioticus encodes:
- a CDS encoding peptidase, whose translation MSNRKRTAALVTVAALAGSVVWTAAPVATAQVVDVNYACKTPIGDKSAVSPIDIKGVKSGSGYRITMSWQKGVSSSPVELGKGSMNPSATITLGGADSGTVAVTGPANQAAIPENTPIKINDLSGTYTPRKSGKVTFTAGTLTIKALGTTTTCTPANSPGPSLTLDVTAAGGTGGTGGSASGGSGGSGGAALPRTGPEDSAVALGTLGGTVLLLGAAGTLWLTRRNQPR comes from the coding sequence GTGTCGAACCGGAAGCGAACCGCCGCGCTCGTGACCGTCGCGGCCCTGGCCGGCTCGGTGGTCTGGACGGCCGCCCCGGTGGCCACGGCCCAGGTCGTCGACGTGAACTACGCCTGCAAGACCCCCATCGGCGACAAGAGCGCCGTGTCGCCCATCGACATCAAGGGCGTCAAGAGCGGCAGCGGTTACAGGATCACCATGTCGTGGCAGAAAGGCGTCTCCTCCAGCCCCGTCGAACTCGGCAAGGGCTCGATGAACCCCAGTGCCACGATCACGCTCGGCGGCGCGGACAGCGGCACCGTGGCCGTGACCGGACCGGCGAACCAGGCCGCGATCCCCGAGAACACCCCCATCAAGATCAACGACCTGAGCGGCACGTACACCCCGAGGAAGAGCGGGAAGGTCACCTTCACCGCGGGGACCCTCACCATCAAGGCCCTCGGTACGACGACCACGTGCACGCCCGCCAACAGCCCCGGCCCGTCGCTCACCCTGGACGTGACGGCGGCGGGCGGGACGGGCGGGACCGGCGGCTCGGCAAGTGGAGGCAGCGGCGGCTCGGGCGGGGCGGCGTTGCCCCGGACCGGCCCCGAGGACTCCGCCGTCGCCCTCGGCACCCTCGGCGGCACCGTCCTGCTCCTCGGCGCGGCCGGCACGCTCTGGCTGACCCGGCGCAACCAGCCCCGCTGA